In Lycium ferocissimum isolate CSIRO_LF1 chromosome 7, AGI_CSIRO_Lferr_CH_V1, whole genome shotgun sequence, the sequence gttgTGTTGATTATGAACGGGGTTAAAAAATAGCTAATTTTATCCTATTTTATTCCATCGAGTAATTGTGAAAAGAAAGGGTCATTTGCACCTACGTCCCTATGTTATCTTTCGCGAGGTAGTGTTTTATTAATGATTGAATATGCCATTCATGATACTTATGTCACACCACACATAACTTCgattttatatgatatataccagtTGAAGGGGTATCATAATAGGGGAAACAACAAATGGCCCCTATAGGCAAACTGTTTTTCTTAAAATGCcgaataataaattaatttataCTGCTCAAGATATGATTTACCCAGGTATATATATACCACGACAAAAGCACCGATTGCTATGAGACCCTAAGCTCTTTTTAAAAGAATGaatcaatcctctatgatatctttttagtatatgatatatcacGTGAGTCAATCATCAATGATATcatgtcagtatatgatatataccatatgAGTATCACATAGgattggaatttaaaaaaaataaaaataaatgaacttaAATCTTTTGATAATGTATTGTTGAAGCTCAAAGGTATATCAGACCAGTATTCATTGTtgaacgattttttttttctttttgaagacATATTTTTTGAACTATGTGGGTGTGTGTTTCATGATACttttcatttatctttttttttttttttaagtattaaaatatatactaatattagattaataaaaaataaagttaaattattgttGGAATAAAATCTTGCAAACAAAACTGATATCCATAGTATATGATCATATACTTGTCAAAAATGATTAAATCATAAAAAATGATTCTAGGATACcttgtttttttcttgaaggaatgagtAAGTGTTTTTCTAGGAATAACTTTGTCCTCGGATATATTATACCATATGTGGGTATCATAAAGGGCAGagtattatttttaaaaggaatGAATCAATCTTTTACGataccctgtcagtatatgacatataccatgtgggtatcatagaggattgagtttttttttttctcgaattGATGAATTAGTCTATGTTTTTCTCGAAAGATATAAAATCGATACTTATGATATATGGAGTtgatatcatagaggattgagaaGTGTATTTTTATGAAATGAACCAGTCTCTAAGATACCATGTGAGTATCATAGATGACGGGGCTTTTTTTTTCGAAGGAATGAATCAGTACTTTATGAAATCATATGATATATCATGTGGGTCAGTTATCCATGATACCccgtcagtatatgatatataccatgtatgTATCATAAAGGATTaagttgtgtttttcttgaaagaatGAATCATTTCTCTATGATATCCTGTCAGTatatagtatatgatatataacatatgggtatcatagagaaccaatgagtgttttttttttttaagaagcaGTATATGAATATACCGTTTGGGCATCATAGAGGATTGGAATGAATCTGCTATATGTGATACCTCGtttggtatatgatatataccgcGTTGGTGTCATTGAGGACCAAGTGTTTTTCTCGAAGGAATGAATCGTGATTTCTGTATGATACTCatcgatatatgatatatactatGAGTATCATAGtctattatttttaaaagaatgaATAGTATACGTCAACTGCTGTGGGTATCGATTTGGTATATACGGTATATGCTAAAATATGTTTTTTGAGAtataccaaaaacaaaaataaataaataaaaaagataatataTGAGTTATCCTTcttattgatataaaaaaataaaaataaaaataaaagatccaaaaggtagaattagattatgaaAATATAGGAactaaagaaataataatttgaaaaaaatgaaattataaaaagaaaaaaaaatctccataaactaaaaaagaagaataaataaaactaacaaaaaaaaGGTGAATAAATTAGATTATggagataaaaaagaaataaatgaaattaaaaaaggaacaagaaataaaaaaaaagaaagaaaaagaaaggagctAGTATTAAATATGGAATCAAATtatggtgaaaaagaaaaaaaaaagtatgattcgggaaagaaataaatgaacaaaaaaggggaaaaaaaacgagaaaaaagaaaagaagataagaagtagagaaaaaaaaagaaaaagaaaaaaaaagggacaatcATCTACAAAAGCTTCTATGGGCATTAAGGGTAAATAGTTTTGGGGTATAAAGGTAAGGGGCATGGAAGGATAATTATTTTGTGTGTAGGGGATATTAGTGTTCTTTCcctagaaaaataaataaagaccagcccatttgaaggacaatgGTGCAATTTTTTCgaaagggcaatttgcacgattatccttattcgggggtggtctttaatttttgtcccccaaattactggtctttaattttgcccttcacctAAAATAGCTTGatgttctgggttcgaatcccgacgcagtaaaaaaataataatccgcaaggcagaatttcgtTGCAAAATTAGGCCCATTCTGACACTTTTGTAGAATTCTAGCAGagttaaaaaagaaattctACCTTGAAAAGTTTCgcaaggcaaacttttaccttaaggcaaattctaccgaacccagaacctcaagATACTTTGAACtacttttttaagcgaaagacaaaaattaaagaccagcaatttgaggggcaaaaataaaAGACCAGTGCCTTCGAAGGATATCCGTGCAAACAAATGTTTTGGAAAAGAAACGCTTTTGGGCCCGATAGCAAAAGCTATAAGCAATTGGATGAAATAGAAGCCCAGGGACACTCCGATTAGGCCCAGCGTTGTTAAAAAGCAAATCTGGAAAGATCAAGTGGAAGCGAAAGAGGGGGAAACAATGGCGGCGCGGCAAAAGTGAACCTAGCCAGCGTAAAAATTGCTACGCTCCTTGAGAACGTGCTTACACCGCACATTGCCCAGTGCACCCTGATTTGAAGGACCAACTAGGCTTTCATCTTAATActattattatgttgttatcgGCTTAGAGAGAGGCTCGGCAACACCAATATCTACATCCACTCTTCCTACTTTTCATACTCTCCTCCACTCACTTACTCTtccccaaaaaattaaaaaaaaaagtacaccTTTAGTATGGAACCCTAGTTCCCAGATTCTTGATTTCGATTTCTTTCTCTTCAAAGAAGACAAAAACTAAGGTAATCTTGAATTCTTCTTCTAACTCTTGTAAActatttttcattcttcaaacCCAACTATCTAAATGTGGGTAcaaacaagaaaaagggaaagttgGGACATTTTCCCTACTACATTAAATACTTGGATTTCCCTTTATTCTACTGTTGGCTAGTGTTTTTTGCTTACTTTTCTCTCAAAGTAGCTGAAAATTGGCGTGCTTTGGTAAGGTATTACATGGTTTGTTCTGTTGGTTTTGAATGTTTAAAGGGTTTCCTTGTACATCCTTTAGTTTCCAATCACATATTGCTAAGGCTTAAGTTATGCAGACGAGTCTAAACACTTGAATTGGCTGTTGGATATTGTGTATAGTTGCAACTCAAGCAGAAGTCTGTTTCCTTTAAAGACAAAGGTTTTGATAGATAGGCGATAAGTCTTAAAATAAAGAAGTAAATAAATGGACCTTGGGCCTATCGAGGATTGCCCGAGTCGAGTCCATCCATTCCTTAGATAGCCGATGTGGGActcttaacaaaaaaaaaaaaagataaaagagaCTTTTACCCTTTAGTAAGGAGATAAGGGGCAATAAATAATTTATGTAACACTCAAATCTAGAGGTTATGACCCGTGGCGTAtctaggattttcactaagggggttcgaaaaataaaaatgtagtgcTTGGGGTTTGAACTTGGAACCTCAAGGTGAAATTTGAACCCCCTAAACCACTAAGCCGACCTCTAGTCTTGTGTTCATGGTACTCAAAATCTGTATACGtacataaaaacaaaaaaaaattatcttatatatacagtgtaataGATTCACCCCTGGTTATGACTCTCTAATGCTGCAAAGTATGATGTGAATTACAAAGAAAACGTGTTACCAATAGATGCATGTCTTTCCTACAGTGTATGTTATTACAAAACTAAATACCCGAAAATAGAAGGAACCAAGATCcttttttattgtttatttttagAATAATAAACCAAGATCTAGCTTCTTATTTCATTCAAGTCTACTAAATGCAATTTAGTGGAGATATGCATACATGCATTAAGTAGAATTATGATCCTCTTTTAACTTCACGAACGTGTAATCAATTTCGAATTTTACTCTTATTCTGTCCTTGATGTCCTATTATGACTTACACTATGATTAACATGAATGCTAGCAAGTTTATATACCATATAATCCAAAAGAAGATGTATGGGTAGTAATTTCTATGAATacagaaataaatattttatgaagAGAATAGTTCCACCTTTCTACCATTTGGTTTAATGGTATATCctgtttagttttttttttttttttttttttttttttttttttttaaggaaagtAGAAATTATTTTGGGACAAACTGTTGATGAAAGTCTGCTTTTGTAGTTAccaaatataaatttattcatTTGCTCGAGGCCTCAGCTGTTGCTGCTGGGATAGCCATTTATATGAACTAGTGCACCATTCGCACCCTGATTTGAAGGACCAACTCAGCTTTCACTCTATTATGTTATCGGCTTAGAGAGAAAGGCTCGGGAACATCAATATCTACCAGCCGCTCTTCCTACTTTTCATCTCTCCTCCACTCACTTACtcttccccaaaaaaaatacaCCTTCACTTTGAAGCCCTAGTTTACAGATTCTTGATTATTTCTTTCTCTGGGAAGAAAAGAATTAATGTAATCTTGAATTCTTCTAACTCttgtaaaatattttccttcttgAAACCCCACACTCTTGCAAACATCGTTTTGGCTAAATGTGGGtggaaacaagaaaaagaaaagttgggACATTTTCCATATAACACTAAATTCATGGATTTGCACTGGTTTAGTGATTCTACTTTTTGTTAGGGTTTTTGTTGTCTTTTTCCCTCAAAGTAGCTGAAAATTGTCAAGCTTTCGTAAGTTATATCAAATGTCTTGTCCTTTTGGTTCTTAATGTTTACAGGGTTTCCTTGGACACCCTTTAGTTTTGCTTTCCATATTCTATCACAAATTActaaccataaaaaaaaaacagatgaGCTTAAATTGTTTGACATACTTGAATTGGCTGTTGGATATGGTGTATAGTTGCAACTCGAGCTTCTGTCTCTTCCGTTAAAGACAAATTAGTTTCTAAAGACAAAGGTTTGGATAAATAGGCGAATAAGtcttaaaaataaagaagtaaaGAAATGAAACTTGGGCTTAACTCAACTCCCAAAAGCTATGCTCAAGAGAGGAGGATTGCCCAAGTCCATATGAAGAGACCACCCATCGCTTAGAGTGCCGATGTGGGACTCttaacaaaaaataagaaaaagagactTTTTCCCCTTTAGTAAGGAGATAAGGCAATAAATAATTTAGGCAACACTCAAATCTAGAGGTTATGACCggtggcggatccaggattttcactaagggtgtttgaaaaataaaaatgtagtgcttaggatttgaacttggaacctcAAGGTGAAATTTGAACCCCCTAAACCACTGAGCCAACCTCTAGTCTTgtgttcagggtgttcaaaatctatatatgtacataaaaaataaaaaaattaccttatatacacagtgtaatttttgccgagggggttcgggtgaacaccGTCCCGCCCCTGGTTATGACTCTTCAATCCTgcaaagtatgatgtgattaCAAGCAAATGTGTTACCAAATAGATGCATGTCTTTCCTACAGTGTATGTTATTATAAAACTAAATACCAGAAAATAGAAGGAGCCAATATCCCTTTTTATTGTTTATTTGTAGAATAATAAACCAAGATCTAGCTTCttattccattcaaatctatTAAATGCAATTTAGTGGAGATACGCATACATTCATTAAGTAGAAATCATGATCCTCTTTTAACTTCATGAACGTGTAATCAATTTCGAATTTTACTCTTATTCTGCCCTTGATGTCCTATTATGACTTTACACTATGATTAATATGAATGCTAGCAAGTTTATATACCATATAATCCAATGGAAGGAGATATATGGGAGTAATTTctatgaataaaaaaataaatcttttaTGAAGAGAACAGTGCCACCTTTCTACCATTTGGTTTAATGGTATATATCCTGTTTAgttttagttttagttttttttttttttttttttttttttttttgataaagataTCCTGTTTAGTTTTATTTAGGGAAGTAGAAATTATTTTGGGACAAACTGTTGATGAAAGTATGCTTCTGTAGTCACCAAAGTTTGCTTATGTAGTCACCAaagttaaatttatttatttgcttgaGGCCTCAGCTGTTCCTACTGGGATAGCCATTTATATCAACTTGAAAACTACCATGTCTCAATGTTCCGTTGTCTTTGTCCTTATATTTCTTCCAGAAAatacccgtttggccatgagaatttttcacttttggatttttttttcacttcatttgaAAATCAGCGTTTGGTCATGAAAGTCCCAAATACAACTTCCttggaaaacaaccaaaaccctattttcactttttcactttcagtacattcaaacaaccaaaaattctttgcaaaactataaccaaacacaactccaacttcaaaattccaaataaagtagaaaaatatgtggttttcatggccaaacgcctctTGTAGGCCGCTAGGCCAGTGTACTCATCTAGTCTACCGGAGGAACTTTGAACCTCAGAGCGGTTCTATGCTCAATCCGAGTAATTTATGTACGAAACAAGCTTTTAAAAGAATGTGGTCAACTTTGCAAATTTTACTTAGGCTGCATTTGTTCTcataagattaagacgtctaaatctgaatgcacatcttaatgattaagatgttatcTCTAAATCTGAATATTACATACtacctctgtcccaatttatgtgatacactttcttttttagtctgtcccaaaaagaacgatacatttccttatttggcaacaatttaactttaaactttaccttttacgcttaacgagatTTTCTATAACCTCACAAATATCTTGGGCTTATTTTAGAcctttttctttattgcttaaactccgtgcccagtcaagctatatcacataaattgggacggagggagtaattaagactgtttgtttttaaCATTTGAATGAAcataatttcattttatttccaaATTATTACTcccccgtcccaatttatgtggtataGTTCAAGAgtcaaatttcttaattttgaccGCGAAATCGGACATAGAATctctaaatattttaaaaataaaatttacatatttggaaactatgTAAGAAGTACTATACGTCGCAATAATTaacatttcaaaatatttacaagGCATATGAAAAAATTGTAGTCAAAGCAAAACTTATTTGACTCTTGAAATGCGAAAGgtgacacataaattgggacggatggagtaataaacataataaaaagaCAGAGCTTTGAACTTCTTCAAGCACCAATAATGTCGAAACTTTGCCACTGCCGTAACCCTCGAGTAATCCACAAGCAAATTTGAACCTTCAGATTCCACTAAAATCATTCtctaaattcaaatttcaaagacGAAAGAGAAGAAATTGATACAATTTctaattttgtttgtttttcaattcCCAAAATTCATCCAACCACCTACTCTCATTAACAGACCCACCATTTTTGATAACTCAATAAAAGATCACCACTGTCAAGGTGGTGGTGGTTGGGTTTTCTAGACCTTGTTCATGGTTGTTCTCCGTGTAATGATATTTGGTTATGTGTCATTGGTAATTTTCTGGCAATGAATTTCAATTATATTTTCTTAGGCCAGTGGAGGAGTGATGATTGGGAAGAAGCATGGTAAAAATTGGAGATTGTTTTTTGCTTCCTTTGTTTTAGAGGTTGAATTGTAGTTTATTATTTGCACTGGTCCGGCAATAGAGATGAGAGATGAGATGAGAAGGCAGGTTTAGAAATCCTTAGCCATGGATGATTTGGGTTTCTACAGGGAGATAAAATTGGAGAAGAAGAATAAGTTTAATAGTAGAATTTaacattaaaaacataaaagagCAAGCAAAGGGTCTGAATGGTTTTCAGACTCTGTTCAGGATCTGTCTGAATCAGACGTGTTAAAGATGTATTAAGTGGCTAAATCGTAATAAAAACAAATGCACTTCATGGACGGAGTTCTGAACCATTCAATTTagacctccattaagtgcaaacaaatgaggccttaccCCAGGTTCACTAGCTGCTTTTCTGGTCTTGTGTGGTCTCTGGGAAGTAACTAAGTTAAATTCCACTAAAATGCTCTTTATTGATTGAGCTTTCTGTGAAATATTGTTATCTTCTTTCCTCCATATTTAATGTTGCGCCCTTGTGCTACCAAGAAGATGGAATACCACTTATTGAGTCTTTTTGCGTCCATGGCTGAATGGTTAAAGCGCCCGACTGAGTAAAGGGCAAAATCACAGGTTTGATTCCTACTGGACAGGCTGAGAGCAGTGCCTGCTCCCTTTACTTGGGGGAGTTGGATGGCAGTTTCGCTATTTGGGGCTTCCGGTTATTCTTTTTCGTTCAAACAAAGGGGTCCTTCCTCGAGAAGACTGAAACTACAATTTATCTAACCAACCAAAACCTTCTCCCTCCATTATTGTCAGCGCAATAGCTTGTGCAAAAAATCagtatatatagaaaaaaattcatatattcattgtTGAGATTCCAGATTCTTTCAAATGGAAGCAAGGAATAGACTAAGGGCTGTACCTTAATGATCCCAACTGTATTGATGTTCCTGAGTGGTAGTCTTTTGGTAAGTAAATATAAGTTacacaattttattttcttattttagatTTGACAATTCACGGGCTGGACTTTATGTAGAGATTATAGCAGGAGGACTAATTTATTTGGATAATTTTCTTGTCCCCACTATTTGAAAGCATGAAGCTGCCGAGAACTGCTGCTATATATTTGTGCTTCATGTCCTTATTACTGTGTGacaagaaagtgccaccaaaacttaaaggcaagttctacaaagtggtggttagaccgactttgctatatggggcggagtgttggccagtcaagaactctcacgttcagaagatgaaagtcgcggaaatgcgaatgctgcggtggatgtgtggcCACACTAGGAAGGAtaagattaggaatgaagacATCCGGggcaaggtgggagtggcatcggtggaggacaagatgcgggaagcgaggctaagatggtttggacatgtcaagaggagagacacagatgccccagtgcggaggtgtgagaggttggctatggacggtttcaggagaggtagaggtaggccaaagaagtattggggagaggtggttagacaggacatggcgcagtttcagcttaccgaggacatgaccttagataggaggttgtggaggactcaaattaggatagaaggttagGAGGTAGTCTCGCTTACTTCTTTCGTCCTAGTAGTTGTAGTTTGCTCATTCGTTTATTGCCATCTGATTTCTGCTTATATTGTTGGGTCTTGTACTTCGagtatcttatttatttatggtagCTACTGTTTATCATGACTCTCTCGCTTTTGTTGCTTctcgttttcatattgttttgttatgcttgtccttatctgaccttttgtcttgttctcttttgagccgagggtctttcggaaacaacctcgggtaaggtctgcgtacactctaccctccccagaccccacattgtgggaatttactgggtatgttgttgtatcgTTATTACTCGAAGGAGATATGTTAGcctctctttcttctttggttCTGTTGCATTTAGGAAGTCTAGCCAAAAGTAGATAAGTACTATTTAATAGTGCTATTGTAGTACATGTGACACGGTGATGTACAGATCAGAGAAAACTCCACTACTCCAGCAACCAAATGTCCCATCTTTAACTGATTTTGTATCAAACATTAACCCTCATTATTTTAAGTGCATAATTGGATGAGCGTTTCTATTCTTTATCTCTCATGTTTGTAAGTATTTGGTGCATTTAAGTATACGTTTGTTTTATAACCGCAACTTTGATTTGATATTTCTGTGCTCAtgccactattttttttttggtcagaGAAGCAATATTGGATTTTTCAGTTTGGAGTATAAGAAATTTTGCGCCATGGCATTGTCTTTGTGAGAATTGGGAGAATAGATTTCTCGTGATCTTGGATCATTGAATATATTGATCACTGCAGTAACTTAGAACTTGAGCACAGACGTCATTaagatgaaaatgaagagaTAACTGTGTCCTGTAGACATTTTTGGTAATGCCAATCAGGAAGAGTTGAGACCACAGCTAGAAATCAAACTGAGATGTCAACTCTTGGAAACACTGCAGTTTCACCTGAAAAGGTGGCAACAACAACTGCTGGGGGCCATTACACAGCATCAGCAGCAGGTAATATGTCTGAAAACCCTGGTGTTGAGCAATCAGGAGAAGCATGTGAAAACACAGTTCAAAATCTTAACCAATCAGAATGTCGAGAGAAAACACCTGGTCagcctagaaaaagaaaatctattTCAGGATCCCCTATCAGCAGTACTAGACTTCTACGCTCAAGGTCTAAGGAGAAATCTGGAGCTCCTGAGGCAAATAATACTGTAGTAACTCATGATGCTattgaggaaaagaaaagaaaaaggagaaagaaaaaacataGTAAGGATATAGCTGTGAATGAATTCACAAGAATAAGGGCCCATCTGAGGTACTTATTACATAGAATACAATATGAGCAGACCTTGATTGAAGCTTACTCTGGTGAAGGCTGGAAAGGACAAAGGTTCGTAACCTTTTATCAGAATTATTATGTAGTAAAATGTGTGAGAATTTAATTGATGAATGCTTAGTGAAGGTTGGATAAGAGGCAATCTTCTGTACCTTGTTGCAGTTTTATTGTACACATTTTTTTGACTTCATAATACTTGACCACTCATAGCAGCTTGTTACCCTACAGCAATATTTATTTGTGAAGTGTGAACAGTATACAAGATCGATATTGATGAAGAAGGGACATAGTACTACTATAGTTCATTGAATCGGGAGATGTTACTCTAAAAAGTTCTAGGATAATGTCTGTATGCTGGGCTTTGCCAATAgcaataaaattatttaccttggtggaaaaaaaatcattggTTAATTGTGCTTATATGATGGTGACTTAAGCTTGCAGGTGTGCACCGCTAACATTATGTTGCGAAGTAGCATCGTgggctttgtttttttttttttttttttggggcaaaAGTAATAGGTTTCTTTAAAGAACGGGCATGGGCTTTGTACAATCTCAAAGCTCGTTGCACTGTTGAAGGATATCAAGGTTTTTTTGCTTGCAATTTTGCATAATCTCTGTTGATGTAAGTTTTTGAAGTATCTGGGAGGTACCAACttaccaaaaacaaaaagtgGTCGTTGAGGGGTACTTTCTACCTGCTCATGTGTCGCATTATTAGTGTTGCGTTGATGTGATGGTCTAATTACTTGCTCTTTACTGGGAGGAAGCAGGTGTAAGCATGCTAACCCTGTAGAGTTATTTGTATTTGCTTTGCTGACATCTGCCATTGCCAAAGGGCCAATGGTTTTAGCAACTACCAGTTGTTATTACCCCAATAAGCTCATTTTAGTTTATCGTGTCATGTCACATTCATAAGGCAGGGAgaatatgtaatttttgtaattATCTTCTCTATTACAAGGTGCTACTGCAGCTGCCTGCTTAACCTAACCTTAGATTATCTGGCCTGTTGAAAGAATTATATTATAGAAATCATGTTCATGTCTGGTAGTTGTTATTTCCTTGCTTAGCTCACTTTGCTGTATTTTCCTGTTTATGTTAATTCAAAGTCATTATTGGGTTTTGTGGTGTTGCCACTCTTGCAGCTTAGAAAAGATAAAGCTGGAGAAGGAGCTACAACGAGCCAAGACCCATATTTTTCGttacaaattaaaaattagAGATTTGTTTCAACGCCTTGATACTTTACTTGCTGAAGGGAGGCTTCCGGCATCTTTATTTGACAATGAAGGGGAGATTGACAGTGAAGATGTAGGATATGCTTGTTGGCTGTTATATTTTTAGATGTGTTCACGGTGCTATGATGGGGTAACTGGATTTCTCAGGCATCTTTATTCTTCTGCAGATATTCTGTGCAAAGTGTGGCTCGAAGGATCTGCTAGCTGATAATGATATTATCCTCTGTGATGGCGCTTGTGAGCGTGCATTTCACCAGTTATGTGTGGAGCCACCTCTGTTAAAAGAAGACAGTAATGTTCAGTTATCCTCTTGATAATTGTTCTGATAGCTTTTTCTCAAGTCTCAAATAACTTCCTTACACTCATGGTTCTGTTGTTCCTTCCTATGCATGCTAACAGTTCCACCTGATGATGAAGGCTGGCTTTGTCCTGGTTGTGATTGCAAAGTTGACTGCATTGACTTGCTTAATGATCTTCAAGGAACAGACCTTTCCGTTACTGACAGCTGGGAGGTCACGTCTTGATCATTGTTCTGGATAATCAGCAGTTAGTTTTTCTGATCGTTATGATTTTCAGTGCTGTTCCTAAGTGTCTTCTTCTAACATGTGTAGAAAGTATATTCCAAGGAAGCTGCTGCTGCGTCCGGGGAAAAGCTGGATGATATTTCTGGACTTCCATCAGATGACTCGGAGGACGATGACTACAACCCTGAAAATCCAGATGTAGAAAAAAATGATTCGGAAGATGAATCCAGTTCCGATGAATCTGATTTTTACTCTGCATCTGAAGACCTGGCAGAAGCCCCTCCTAAAGATGATGAGATTTTGGGACTTCCTTCTGATGACTCAGAAGATGATGACTTTAATCCTGATGATCCAGATAAGGAGCCGGCTAAAACAGAAAGTTCAAGTTCCGACTTTACGTCTGACTCTGAGGATCTTGGTTTGATAGTTGATACTAATAGGTTGCCAGGTGATGAACAAGGGGTTTCCAGTCCAGTAGAT encodes:
- the LOC132064833 gene encoding pathogenesis-related homeodomain protein; the encoded protein is MSTLGNTAVSPEKVATTTAGGHYTASAAGNMSENPGVEQSGEACENTVQNLNQSECREKTPGQPRKRKSISGSPISSTRLLRSRSKEKSGAPEANNTVVTHDAIEEKKRKRRKKKHSKDIAVNEFTRIRAHLRYLLHRIQYEQTLIEAYSGEGWKGQSLEKIKLEKELQRAKTHIFRYKLKIRDLFQRLDTLLAEGRLPASLFDNEGEIDSEDIFCAKCGSKDLLADNDIILCDGACERAFHQLCVEPPLLKEDIPPDDEGWLCPGCDCKVDCIDLLNDLQGTDLSVTDSWEKVYSKEAAAASGEKLDDISGLPSDDSEDDDYNPENPDVEKNDSEDESSSDESDFYSASEDLAEAPPKDDEILGLPSDDSEDDDFNPDDPDKEPAKTESSSSDFTSDSEDLGLIVDTNRLPGDEQGVSSPVDNSRPNSASQEEKANVGKAKRNSLKDELSYLTQSVSPLVSAKRHLERLDYKKLHDETYGNGSSDSSDDEDFEGGPSPKVRKIRNAKAAMASPSSTPADIKDQNGKWKGSGHTSDGGHSEKLKVGGVDTSESHSSGKRKTYGEAATKRLYESFKDNQYPDRDAKEKLGKELGLTAHQVSKWFENARHCRRHSSHWDSIMSQKVSKESPSSSQIIGEPLGTESKSILNDASCNGVEKFEPLKQCLNGEKSPAIDNSEGDLLIQESSGKESSKPKAKNDATIQGSDDTPPSKTSKKQNAKVDTMDSQNDDMTDQGSDDTPRNKTSKKPNAKVDTPNSQNVRRSSRLQKQG